Genomic segment of Actinomycetota bacterium:
GGTGAAACGCCGGGCCATCGCCGTCCCGAGGCCTCCCGCGGCTCCGGTGATCACCACGACGGCGCCGGTCAGGTCACGGCCCGCCACGGCGTCCTGCCAGGAACTCGTCGAAGACCTCCGACGTGGTCTTGCGGGGCACGTAGCCGAACTCGTCCTTCAGCCGCCGGTTCGCCAGGACCGGTCGGTAGCAGAGGAAATCGACCTGTTCGGGCCCGTACTGGGTGAGGCGCAGACGCCGCAGCACCGCCAGCGCCGTTCGCACGACCCCGGCGGGCATCGCCACGTAGCGTTTGCCCATCCGTTCGGCCATCTCGGCGAGGGTGAGGACCCCGTCGCCGGCGAGGTTGAACACGCCGGTCAGGTCGGTGAAGATCCCGCGTCGCAGGCACCCGACGACGTCGTGGTCCCAGATGAGTACGAACGGTGTCGCAGCCCCGCGGATTCCCATGATGATCGGCCGGTCGAACAGGTCGGTGATCTGGTTGCGGGTGCCCCGTCCGAGGATGGTTCCGGGACGGAAGACGAGCTGGCCCAGCTCGGGGTGCCTGGAGCGCCACGCCGCCAGCATCTCCTCCACCTGCCGCTTGTGGTCCGCGTACGCGAACTCGACGTTGCCGCGCAGCGCATCGTCCTCGTCGAGCCACTCCGGGTTGTCTGCGTGGTATCCGTAGGCGGCACCGGAGGACGACACGATCACCTTGCGCACCCCGGCGCCGAGACACGACTCGAGCACGTTCTCGGTGCCGCCCACGTCGATCGAGTACTCGAGGTCCCGATCCGGTGTGCGACCCGGTGTCACGATCGCCGCGAGGTGCACGACGGTGCCGACGTCGTGTTCGCCGAGGACCTGCCTCAGCGACGGGTCGCGGATGTCCATGGTGACGTAGGTGATGCCGTCGAGCCGCTCGGCGGGTTCGCGAACATCCATCGCGACGATCGTCGTGAGCCGGCCCGGATCGGCGGCGAGCGATTCGATCAGCAGGCTTCCGACGTATCCGCCGGCGCCGGTGACGAGGACCGATCGGGTCATGCCGTGGCGGTCTCGATCTCGACCGGTCTGCGGGACCAGAAGCCGGCGAGGGTCAGCCCCGCGATGATGTGCCAGATGCCCCACCACGCCGCGATGAGTGCCATGCCGCCGAGCCCGTCGAAGAAGTTGAAGATCAGAATCAGCGCGAGGGCGGAGTTCTGCAAGCCGACCTCGATGGTGACGGCCCGCAGATCACGCTGGTTGAGGCGGGCAAACCGGCCGGCGACGTTGCCGAGGGAGAAGGCCAGCGTGTTGTGGAGGAAGACGGCGAACACGACGAACCCGATGTAGGTGACGAAGTTGTTCCAGTTGTTCGCCAGGGCGACGGCCACGAACCCCATGAACACGATCACCGAGACGGTCTTGAACGGTCCCCGAACCTTCGCGGCGATCCCGGGCCACCGCCGTGCGATCACCATGCCGACCACGAGGGGGATGCCGAGGATCACGAAGATCGTCATGAACAGGTCGAGTGGCCCGAGGGAGACCCGCTTGAGGATCTCGGCGGTGTCCGGGTTGAGACCGCCCCAGAACGCGAAGTTGAGGGGGGTCATCACGATGGCCGCCGCGGTGGAGACCGCCGTCATCCCGACCGACAGGGGAGCGTTGCCGCCCGCCAGGTAGGTCATCAGGTTCGACAGGTTCCCGCCCGGGCACGACGCCACGAGGATCATGCCGAGAGCGATCGACGGCGCCGGATGCAGGATCAGGGTGAGCAGGTACGTGAACGCCGGAAGCAGGATGAACTGGGCGCCGAGGCCGATCGCCGGCGGCTTGGGCTGGCGCACGAGTCGCTTGAAGTCTTCGATGTCGAGGTCCATGGCCATGCCGAGCATCATCAGGCCGATGAGGACGTTCAGCATGAGCAGGCTGCTCTTGTCGAAGTTCAGGGTGAGCTGATCGATCACGTCATTTCCCTTCCGGCTCTTCGTGCATCTTCTTGAAGTGCATCAACCCTGGCGCCCACAGGTGCTTCTTCGGGTCGACATCGACGTGGACGACCGCGCACCCTCCCACGGCGAGACTCCGCTCGATCGCCGGGCGCAACTGTGCGGGGTCGGCGACCCGCTCGCCGTGCGCACCCATCGATCGGGCCATGGCGTCGTAGCCGATCTCGCCGAGCTCGGTGTTGATCGTCTCGTCCGGGTCGAGCGACTTGCGGACCAGCATCTTGACCGGGTGCCGGGCCATCGACTGGGACATCTTGACCATTCCCCACTGGCGGTCGCTGACGACCAGGAACACGATGTGGTTGCCGTTGCGGACCGCGGTCTCGATCTCCTGCAGGTGGAACCCGAAGGCCCCGTCCCCGATGATGCAACACACCTGACGGTCGCCGAACGCCTCCGCGGCCCCGAGGGCCTGCCCGAGGCCGGCGCCCAGCATCCCGAAGTGCGGGGTCGACAGCATCGTGCCGGGGGTGCGCACCCGCAGGAAGAAGTTCGCCCACACCGCCGTGTTGCCGCCGTCGACGACGAAGATCGCGTCGTCGTCGAAGACCTCCATGCACGTGGCGGGGACGTGTGCGGTGTTCATCGGGACGGAGCGGTCCTCGAGGTGCTTGGCGAGCTTGGCGTCCTTCTCGGTGCGTGAAGCGATGAGCCGGTCCACTTCGGATCGGCGCGCCTCGACAAGCGTGTCGTCCTGTTTTCCTTCGAGCGCCTTGGCGAGCGCTTCGAGGAACGCCCCGGCGTCGCTCGATATGGCCAGATCGACCGGCCTGTTCACTCCGAACGCCGCCTCGTCGACATCGACCTGGATCACCTGCTGATCCTGACGCCAGTAGGGTGCCTTGCCCCACCAGTCGGTCTCGCCGATGCGTGAGCCGAGTACGAGGACGACGTCCGCGGCGTTGCGCACCTCGTTGGTCGCCTCGATGGCGGTGATCGGCCACACGAGCGGGGAGGTCTCCGACATCGATCCCCGCCCGCTCCACGAGGTCGTGACCGGAGCGTGCAGCAGCTCGGCGACGGTGGCGAGCCGATCGTAGGCTCGGGCATGGATGAGGCCGCCGCCCGCATGGATGATCGGCAGGGTGGCCTCGGCAAGGCGCTGGGCGGCCCGCTCGACGAGTTGGGGGTCCGGCAGGAGAGGTTCGACGCGCCGGTACCGGCGCGGCTGCCACACGGGTGCCGGCCTGGTCTTGCCGTTCATGATGTTCTGGGGAACGTCGAGGTGCACGACCCCGGGGCGGCCGCGGAACGACTCGCGCAGTGCGGTGCGCAGGAGCTCCGGAACACGCCCTGCCGAGGATGCGCGTGCGGACCATTTCGCAATCGTGATCGCTCCGACCTGATCGAAGTACTGGTAGGCGCCGCCCCGGTCGGGGTCGGTGATCGCCAAACGCCGCGAGCTCGTGATCAGCAGGACCCGGTTGCCTTCCGCGTTCTCGACGGCGATGCCGGGGAGTGCGTTGGCGACGCCGGGGCCGTTGCTCGCGATGGCGACACCGAGTCGGCCGGTGAGCCTGGCGTAGGCGCCCGCCATGTGCAGCGCGGTCGTCTCGTGCCGGGGCGTCACGAGCGGGATCCCCTTGGTTTCGAGACCGTTGAGCAGTCCCATGTAGGTGCCGTCCGGCAGGCCGAATACCTTCTCGACGCCTTCCGCGACGAGCACGTCGGCGATCAGGTCGCCACCGGTCACAGAGCCCATTCCCACCTCCTGTACCGGTGCGAGCCTAACGGGCGGGCGGCGGCGGGGCCCCCGAGAGCCGGGACTAACCTTCGCGTCACGATGATCGAATCGGGAAACCGGGTGCCGGATACACGTCTGCTGGACCGCGACGGGAGGCGATATGCGCTGTACGATCTCCTCGACCGGCCGACGCTCGTGATCGTTTTCAAGACCACATGCTCCACCTGCCGGCTGGCGCTGCCGGTGTTCGATCACTGGCGCCGGTACGAGCCTGCGGTGAAGATCCTGGCCGTTTCGCAGGACCCTCCGGCGCTCACCGATGCGTTCTTCGAGGATCTGGGCGTCGGTTTCGAGACCCTGTACGACGAGCCTCCGTATGCGATGTCGAACGCGTTCGGTGTGATCGCCGTGCCGTCGCTGGCCCTGATCGAGCATGGGCACGTGACCTGGTCGACGCACGGATGGATGCGTGCCAAGGCCGAGGAACTCGAGACGCTGCTCGCCACGCTCGCGGGCAGGAAGCCTGCGCTCGTCGGTGCCGACGACCTCCCGGTGCTGAAACCCGGTTGAAGTGGAAAGAACGTCCTCTAGGTAGAGGACTCGAGATGGTGGGGGCTGTCGCCTCCGATCGATGAGAGGAGTGAATCGTGGACTATCGCATCGAGCGGGACTCGATGGGCGAGATGCAGGTGCCCGCCGGCGCCTACTACGGGGCGTCGACCCAGCGTGCCGTCGAGAACTTCCCGATCTCCAAGCTGCGGTTCGGACGCCGGTTCATCTGGGCGCTCGGGCTGATCAAATGGGCCGCCGCGAAGGCCAACAAGGAAATGGGCCGCTACGACGCCGAGAAGGCCGACGCCGTGATGCAGGCCTGCGACGAGGTCATGGACGGCAAGCTCGACGCCGAGTTCGTCGTCGACATCTTCCAGACCGGGTCCGGCACGTCGACGAACATGAACGCCAACGAGGTGATCGCCAACCGGGCGACGGAGATCCTCGGTGGGGAGCTGGGCTCCAAGCTCGTGCACCCGAACGACCATGTCAACAACGGGCAGTCCTCCAACGACGTGATCCCGACGGCCATCCATATTGCTGCCACGGGCGCCGTGCGGGAAGACCTCCTTCCGGCCCTGGGCAAGCTCGCCGCCTCGCTCGACGCGAAGGCCGAGGAGTTCAAGGACGTCGTCAAGACGGGACGCACCCACCTGATGGACGCCACCCCGGTGACGCTCGGCCAGGAGTTCTCCGGCTACGCCACCCAGATCCACAAGGGCGCCGAACGTATGGAGAAGGTCCTACCCGAGCTGGAGGAGCTGGCGCTGGGCGGCACCGCGGTCGGTACCGGGCTCAACGCACCGGTCGGCCTCGTGCCGCTGATGATCCGCCACATCGCCGACCGCTCCGGCTATCCGTTCCGTGAAGCCGACAACCACTTCGAGGCCCAGGCCGCCAAGGACGCGGTCGTGGCGACGTCGGGCATGCTGAAGACGGTTGCGACGTCGCTGTTCAAGATCGCCAACGATCTGCGCTGGCTGTCGTCGGGCCCCCGCACCGCGATCGGTGAGATCCGGCTCCCGACGTTGCAGCCGGGCTCGTCGATCATGCCGGGCAAGATCAACCCGGTCATCCCGGAGGCGGTCATGCAGGTCGCCGGACAGGTGATCGGCAACGACGTGTCGGTGACGTGGGGCGGGGCGAACGGCAACTTCGAGCTGAACGTGATGATGCCGCTGATGAGTTACAACCTCATCGAGTCGATCGACCTGCTCGCCAACGTGTCGACGGTGCTCGCCGAGAAGTGTGTCGACGGGATCGAGGCGAACGTGGAGCGGGCGACCGAGCTGGTCGAACGTGACATCATCATCATCACGGCGCTGGCGCCGCACGTCGGGTACGACAAGGCGGCCGACATCGCCCACGTGGCGATGGACACCAACCGCGGTGTGCGCGAGGTCGCGCTCGAGATGAGTGGGCTGTCCGCCGAGGAACTCGACAAAGTCCTCGACCTGAAAAAGATGACCGAGGGCGGCGTCCTCTAACCCCCCATTGAACCCAGGGTTCGTAGGGGTCGTGGCGACCCCCCTGAGCCCTGGGTTCAGCGCGCACTGGAAGAGTGTGATCGTTCCATCCGTCAATAGGGTCGATGGAGGGGTATGTTGGGATCGTGAGGGCCGGCCCATCGCCGATCCCTCGAGTCGGACACGCATGGCCAACTGCAGGAGGTGCGATGGACATTCCGCGAGATCATCTGGTCGACATGTATGAGACCATGGTGAAAATACGACGCTTCGAGGAGCGGATCAGGGAGATCTACTTCGAGGACAAACTTCCGGCATTCGACATCGCGGCGGGCCTCATCCCAGGAGAGATGCATCTCTCGGCCGGCCAAGAGCCGGTGGCGGTCGGCGTGAAACCGCACTTGAAGGCGGGCGACGCGATCACCGCCACCCACAGACCCCACCACGTAGCCATCGCGCAGGGTGTCGACCTCAAGAAAATGGCGGCGGAGATCTTCGGGAGAGAGACGGGGTTGGGCCACGGCAAGGGCGGCCACATGCACCTGTTCTCGGTCGAACCGAACTTCGGCTGCTCGGGGATCATCGGCGAGGGCATGCCGGTCGCCTGTGGTGCGGCGCTGGCGTTCAGTCGGCGCGGCACCGACAACGTGGCGTTGTCGTTCTTCGGCGACGGCGCAGCCAATCAGGGTGCATTCCACGAGTCGCTCAACCTGGCGGCAACCTGGAACCTCCCCGTCGTGTTCATCTGTGAAGACAACGGCTACGCCATCTCGGTGCCCAAGGCCGCCGCCACGGCCATCCCGAACAACAGCGACCGCGCGTGCGCGTACGGGATCCCCGGCGTCCTCGTCGAGGACAACGACCCCGTGGGCGTGTACGAAGCCGTGGGGGAGGCGATCCGCCGGGCGCGAAGCGGAGGCGGGCCGACCCTCATCGAGGTGAAGACCGATCGCTTGTGGGGGCACTTCGAGGGCGACGCCGACGCGTATCGCAGCGACGAGTTCAAGAAGGCCATGGCGGAGCGAGATCCGCTGGTCACCTTCGGTCGGCGACTTCTCGACGAGGGGGTCCTGAGCGAATCGGATGTCGACAGTATCCGTGAGCGGATGTACGGCGAAGTGGAGGAGGCCCTGGAGTTTGCCCAGTCGAGCCCGTATCCGCAGCCCGAGGACGCTCTCAACCACGTCTTCGCTTGAGAGGGGAGGTCGCATGACAACAGCAACCGACCGCAAACTGACCACCCAGAAGGCGATCGCGGAAGCCATCGCCCTCGAGCTGGAACGCGACGAATCGGTCCTCGTCATGGGTGAGGACGTCGGCGTCTATGGGGGCATCTTCGGGTCCACCGAGGGTCTCCTGGATCGCTTCGGTCCGCAACGAGTGATGGACACACCGATTTCCGAGACCGGATTCATCGGCGCGGCCGTCGGAGCCGCCGTCAACGGGCTCCGCCCGATCGCCGAGCTCATGTTCGTGGACTTCTTCGGCGTGTGCATGGATCAGATCTACAACAACATGGCGAAGATCCACTACTTCAGCGGCGGCAACGTCAAGGTGCCGATGGTGCTCATGACCGCCGTGGGTGGCGGCTATTCGGACGCCGGACAGCACTCGCAGACGCTGTGGGGAACGTTCGCGCATCTGCCCGGGATGAAGGTCGTCGTTCCCTCCAATCCCTACGACGCCAAGGGACTGATGATCTCGGCGATCAGAGAGGACAACCCCGTCATCTACATGTTCCACAAAGGCGTTCTCGGCCTGGGCTGGATGACGAACAATCCTCGGGCCACCGGCCCGGTCCCGGAGGAGGCATACGAAGTCCCGATCGGCAAGGCGGCGATCGCTCGGCCGGGCAACGATGTGACCGTGGCGACGGTCGGGCTGTCGGTGCACCGGGCGCTGGATGCCGCCGAACTGCTCGAAGAGAAGGGGATCTCCGCCGAGGTGCTCGACCTTCGTTCGCTGGTGCCGCTCGATCGTGAAGCGATCGTGGCGAGCGTCCGCAAGACCCATCGTCTGATGGTGGTGGACGAGGATTACCAGAGCTTCGGGATGAGCGGTGAGGTGATCACCACGGCCGTGGAGGGTGCATTCGACTATCTCGATGCGCCGCCCGTGCGCGTGGCGACGCCCGACGTGCCGATCCCCTACAGCCACCCGCTGGAGGAATGGACGTTGCCGTCGGTACGGCGGATCGTCGCCGGAATCGAACGATTGACGACGGGCTGAGCCCACATGGCCATCGATGTGCTCATGCCGGTGATCACCGACGCCGGAGAGGATGCCGTCGTGACGGCCTGGTTCGTCGACGAAGGCCAACCATGTGAGGACGGCCAGCTCATCGCCGAGGTCCAGGCGGAGAAGGTGGCCGCGGAAGTCCGCGCTCCTGCCGCCGGTCTTGTGGTCGACCCGGTCGACATCAATGAACCGGTGGCGCAGGGAACGCCGATCTGCCGGATAGCCGCCGCAGGAGAAGGACCTCCTGTGGCGGCGACCCCGACTCGCGTGCCCGAGGCGGTCGGAGAGGCGCCGCCAACGCTCGCCTCACCCGCCGCACGGCGGCTCGCCAGGGAGCTCGGCGTCGACCTGGCCGGTCTGTCCGGCTCCGGGCCGGGAGGCCGGATCACCGAGGCGGATGTGCGTTCTGTCGAAGCCGAACGTGGCGCGCCCGACACCGGGGTCGCGCTCGCGGGCCTTCGCGAAGTCGTCGCTCGCAACATGCGGCGGGGGCACCTGGAGACGGCCCCGGTCACACTCCATTCGTCCATCGTGCTGAGCGGCGGTGTCCCGGCGCACGTCACCGCGTCCGTCGTGAAGGCGGCGGCGGTCGCGCTGCAGGAGCATCCCGCGTTGAACGGCGTGCGCGAAGGGGACCGGTTCACCGCGGCTACGACCGCGCATGTGGCCGTGGCGGTGCAGACCGACGACGGCTTGGTGGCTCCGGTCGTGAGGAGCCCGGCCGGCCGGACGGTGGGCGAAATCGCCGAAGAGATCGCAGAGTTGGCGGGCCGGGCGGCGGCCAAGGAGCTGGCGGCAGTCGACTTCGAGGGCGGTACGTTCACGGTGACCAATCTGGGGCGGTGGGGGATCGACGGATTCACACCGATCATCAACCTTCCCCAGGTGGCGATCCTCGGCGTGGGAGCGGTGCGCACCGGCCCGGGATTCGACCAAGACGGGGCGGTGATCGCCGAGACTCGTGTGGTGCTGTCGCTGACGTTCGATCACGCATTCGTGGATGGGGCGCCTGCCGCCGCGTTCCTCCAGCGTGTCGGCGAGCTGTTGGCGGTGCGTAGCTAACAACTCGACCTCTGGGAGTCTGCCGAGTACGCGCCTGTACTCATCTGAACCCAGGGCTCGTAGGGGTCGTGGCGACCCCCCTGAGCCCTGGGTTCAGCGCGAGGGGCGGGAGATCGCGAAAACCAACTACCCCTTCCCACGACGCGGACGACAATTGCGCGCCACAATATGAAAGGTGAATCAGGTCTCAACTTCGGATAGCGTCACACTTCCGCCCACCGCGCGCGGAAGAGCGACCCGCCAGGCACTGCTCGACGCCGCCGAAGAGGTCTTCGGCGAGTTCACCTACGAGCGGGCCTCGGTCGCGGAGATCACACGGCGCGCCGGCGTCGCCCAGGGCACCTTCTACGTCTACTTCCCCGACAAGAAGGCGGCCTTCATCGAGCTGGTGAAAGAGCTGAACCACGGACTGCGCAAGGCCATCGCAATGTCGATCGAGGGCCTCACCGACCGCATCGCGATCGAACGGACGGGCTTTCGCACCTTCTACGACTACGTGTCACGCCACAACGCCCTCTACAAGATCGTGCGCGAGGCCGAGTTCGTCAGCCCCGAGATCTACCGCTGGCACTACGGGCGCCTCGCCGAAGGCTACGTCAAGGGCCTCGAGGCGGCGATCGCCGACGGCCAGCTCCGCCCGGACCTCGACGTCCACACCATCTCCTACGTGCTCATGGGCATCGCCGAATTCACCGGAGGCCAATGGGTGCTCGGCGAGGGACGGCCACCCCCCGACGACGTATTCGAACAGATCATCGGCTTCGTCGAACGGGGCCTCGACGCCCAGAAGGGAACGACACGGTGACCAGAGACATTCGTGCGAGCACGATCACCACCTCCAGGATCAGGACCAGGGTGCTGACATGCGGCCCCGACGGCGGGACCCCGGTGCTCTTCCTGCACGGCAACCTGTCGTCGGCGACCTGGTGGGAATCGACGATGATCTCCCTCCCGGCGGGCTACCGGGCGATCGCCGCGGACCAACGCGGGTTCGGTGACGCCGACCCCGACGCGAAGATCGACGCGACCCGTGGCCTCGGGGACCTCGCCGAGGACACGATCGCCCTGCTCGACCAGCTCGGCATCGAGCGCGCCCACCTCGTCGGCAACTCGCTCGGCGGCGTCGTCGCATGGCGCCTCATCGCCGAGCACGCGAGCCGCTGGATCACCGTCACACAGGTCGATCCCGGCTCACCGTTCGGTTTCGGCAGCACCAAAGACGCCGAAGGGACCCCCTGCTGGGACGATTACGCGGGCTCCGGGGCCGGGCTCATCAACCCCGAGTTCGTCCGTCTCCTCGCCTCGGGCGACCGCTCCACCGACTCGATGTTCTCCCCCCGCTCGATGCTGCGCACCGCCCTGCTCGCCGAGCCCCGGGTCCTGGATCGTGAGGACGCCATCGTCGACGCCATGCTCGCCACCCACCTCGGCGAGCACGACTATCCGGGCGACGCCGTCGAATCGCCCAACTGGCCGTTCGTCGCCCCCGGCGTGTGGGGCCCCAACAACGCCCTGTCGCCCAAGTTCACCGCGGAGGCGGCCGGCGTCGTCGCAGCCGCACCGAAACCGCCGATCCTGTGGATACGAGGCGCCGGCGACCGCATCGTCTCCGACGCGTCGATCACCGACCTGGGGACGCTCGGCCCGACCGGGGTGATCCCCAACTACCCGGGCGCCGACGTCTATCCGCCCCAGCCGATGGTGGCCCAGATCCGGCACATGCTCGACGCCTACGCGGCGGCCGGCGGCACGTACGAGGAGGTCGTCATCGATCGGGCGGGACACATGCCGTTCCTCGAGCGGCCCGACGAGTTCAACGCCACATTTCACCCCTATCTCCAATCCCATGGGTAACAACGTTCAACGACACATCTCGCCCCCATCCCCAATCCAGTAGGTAATGAGGAGGAACGAATGAGAATCAACCGACTGCGGCTCCCGGCGCTGCTCATCGTGATGGCGGTCATCGCGGTGGCGTGCACGAGCGGGGCCACGACGACCACGACGCAGGCGGCAACGACCACGACGCAGGCGGCAACGAGCACGACACAGGCCGTGACGAGCACGACACAGGCTGCGACGAGCACGACGGCCGCGCAGGCGGCGGCCGGCGGTGTCAACTGTGACAAGCCCGTCACGGTGGGCGTGATCACCGACCAGACCGGCCCGCTGGCGATCTACGGTGCACACATCCTGCGAGGCGTGCCGATCGGATTCGAGTACGCGACCGGCGCCGCCGGGACCGACGGCGTCTACAAGCTGGACAACTGTGAGATCCGTGTCGTCTTCAAGGACGACCAGACCAACCCCGAGATGAGCGCCACGGACGCCCGCGAGCTCATCGAGGTCGAAGGCGCCGACATCCTCATCGGGACGGTCAGCTCCGGCGTGACCGCCACGCTGCAGGAGATCGCCCGAGAGAACGACGTCATCCTGATCGCCGCACCGGCGGCGGCCAACGACCTGACCGGTGCCAACTTCAACCCGAACACGTTCCGCGTGTCCCGCAACAACTACCAGGACGCGATCGCGCTCTGCCAGTACCTCACCAAGGAGTACAGCACGTTCGTGCAGATCGCCCCCGACTACTCCTTCGGGCGTGGTGGCGCCGCGGCGCTGCGTGACGCATGCACCTTCTACGGCGGGACGTTCCCGGCCGACGACGTGTTCGCTCCGGCCGACACGACCGACTTCACCCCCTACATGGAGCAGATCGCCGACGTCGACGCCCAAGCCCTCCTCGTGACCTGGGCCGGCGGCGGGTTCGTCCCGTTGCTCCAGGCCGCCGTGGACCTCGGTGTGCTCGACAACAAGGTGCTCGTGTCACCGTTCGTCGACAACGTCGTGCTGCCCGTGTTCTTCAAGAACGCGATCGGCTCGACCTCGACGATCCTGTACCACTACACCCTGCCGAACAACCCGATCAACGACTACCTCGTCGATCAGGACCAGGCCCAGTTCTCGACATACCCTGATCTGTTCGACGCCGACGGGATGAACGCGGCGCTCCTCGTCGTTGCGGCACTCGAGGCCACCGGTGGGGCGGCCGACGCCGACTCGCTACGCTCCGCCATGGAAGGGTTGCAGTTCGACGGCCCCAAGGGCACGATCTTCATCCGTCCCGAGGATCACGTTGCGATCCAGGACATGTACGTCGTGACGCTCAAGAACGTCGACGATCCGGAGTTCCGCTACTTCGACTACGTGGAGACACTGCGGCCCGAGCCGCCCTGCCTGCTCGAAGGCGAGT
This window contains:
- a CDS encoding ABC transporter substrate-binding protein, whose translation is MRINRLRLPALLIVMAVIAVACTSGATTTTTQAATTTTQAATSTTQAVTSTTQAATSTTAAQAAAGGVNCDKPVTVGVITDQTGPLAIYGAHILRGVPIGFEYATGAAGTDGVYKLDNCEIRVVFKDDQTNPEMSATDARELIEVEGADILIGTVSSGVTATLQEIARENDVILIAAPAAANDLTGANFNPNTFRVSRNNYQDAIALCQYLTKEYSTFVQIAPDYSFGRGGAAALRDACTFYGGTFPADDVFAPADTTDFTPYMEQIADVDAQALLVTWAGGGFVPLLQAAVDLGVLDNKVLVSPFVDNVVLPVFFKNAIGSTSTILYHYTLPNNPINDYLVDQDQAQFSTYPDLFDADGMNAALLVVAALEATGGAADADSLRSAMEGLQFDGPKGTIFIRPEDHVAIQDMYVVTLKNVDDPEFRYFDYVETLRPEPPCLLEGEYKSRCGDLPVGSLSGN